One region of Mucilaginibacter gotjawali genomic DNA includes:
- a CDS encoding HlyD family secretion protein, with the protein MAKANDSMENEPKKKPNKVLPIILGLILVIGIIFGIKEYIYYGKHVDTDDAQIDGDISPVVARVGGYVDSIFFQENTHVNKGQELVKIDDNDYKIKVEQAEAAKTGASQNINVGQSQIFENAANSSSAKAKVASAAAQLDKITKDYARYANLVQDGSITKQQFDQAKADLETAQANYRAAQDQYKAAVELEGAAKNQLNVTHTGVTQKQVDVDYAKLQLSYTQIKSPASGMVSKKNVQVGQLVQAGQTLFSIVNDSSIYITANFKETQLDKIRSGQKVEVEVDAYPEMKLKGEVFNFSPATGAKFSLLPPDNATGNFVKVVQRVPVKIKISGSKEDMDRLHPGMSVNVSVIVAE; encoded by the coding sequence ATGGCAAAGGCAAATGACTCAATGGAAAATGAACCTAAAAAGAAACCAAACAAAGTACTCCCGATTATTTTAGGGCTGATACTTGTAATCGGCATTATTTTCGGGATCAAAGAATATATATATTACGGTAAACACGTTGATACCGACGACGCACAAATTGACGGCGACATCAGCCCGGTTGTTGCGCGGGTAGGCGGTTATGTGGACAGCATCTTCTTCCAGGAAAACACACACGTTAATAAAGGCCAGGAGCTGGTAAAAATTGACGACAATGATTATAAAATAAAAGTTGAACAGGCAGAAGCCGCGAAAACCGGTGCAAGCCAAAATATCAATGTAGGGCAATCGCAAATTTTTGAAAATGCGGCCAACTCTTCAAGCGCTAAAGCTAAAGTGGCATCTGCTGCAGCTCAACTGGATAAAATTACCAAGGATTATGCACGTTATGCAAACCTGGTACAGGATGGATCAATCACCAAGCAGCAATTTGACCAGGCCAAAGCCGACCTGGAAACTGCACAGGCTAATTACCGGGCTGCGCAGGACCAGTATAAGGCGGCCGTTGAACTTGAAGGCGCGGCAAAGAATCAACTGAATGTTACCCATACAGGCGTAACACAGAAACAAGTGGATGTTGATTATGCAAAATTGCAATTATCGTACACCCAGATAAAATCACCGGCCAGCGGCATGGTGTCAAAAAAGAACGTTCAGGTAGGGCAGCTGGTTCAGGCCGGGCAAACCTTATTCTCCATTGTTAACGATAGCAGCATCTATATCACCGCTAACTTTAAAGAAACCCAATTGGATAAGATCCGTTCCGGACAAAAAGTTGAAGTAGAAGTTGATGCTTACCCTGAAATGAAATTAAAAGGAGAAGTGTTCAATTTTTCACCGGCAACCGGCGCCAAGTTTTCTTTATTGCCTCCTGACAATGCCACCGGCAACTTTGTAAAGGTTGTACAGCGTGTGCCTGTAAAAATTAAGATCAGCGGCAGCAAAGAAGATATGGACAGACTTCACCCGGGGATGAGCGTGAATGTTTCTGTGATCGTTGCTGAATAA
- a CDS encoding TolC family protein — MTRLNKHTNLKFFNAAAAAFKRFIAPAIVLILLGFNAVNAQDRVITLDEALKMGLANSNVVKLSKSKIDQAISQYNQAKDNILPTGKASFTYNRAEIPANKLDFGPASLTLPKSADAFLGIASVNEVIYGGNRLKYAEQSTELLAQISRIDAENDKDAVAYDIINQYYNLYKVLKSKKVVEQNLATVDQQIKQAQRFFDQGIVTKNDVLRFQLQRSNIELNGIDLETNRKIVNYNLNILLGLPEGTQLAINDIAEADRPVAPVTAYIDTALTLRTEVRSLDLRSQVAETNVKNIKANALPTVNASAAAYYIDTQIDPFPQSGKYILPLTLGVGVSWNFSTLWTNKNKVAEAKIQQDEVSLNKLITMNNVRREVNEDYQNYMMALDKIKLLQTSIEQAGENNKILESKYKSNIASATDRADAETLLYQAEINLELAKADAGLAYYTLIKSTGKLNK; from the coding sequence ATGACTAGACTGAATAAACACACCAACCTTAAATTTTTTAATGCCGCGGCCGCTGCGTTCAAACGTTTCATTGCCCCGGCAATTGTTTTAATCTTGCTTGGCTTTAATGCTGTTAACGCCCAGGACAGGGTGATCACCCTTGATGAAGCCTTGAAAATGGGCCTGGCAAACAGCAATGTAGTAAAGCTTTCAAAATCAAAGATCGACCAGGCCATTTCGCAGTATAACCAGGCGAAAGACAACATTCTGCCTACCGGTAAGGCGAGTTTTACTTATAACCGGGCTGAGATCCCGGCAAACAAGCTGGATTTTGGCCCTGCAAGCTTAACCTTGCCAAAAAGCGCTGACGCGTTTCTGGGTATTGCCTCGGTTAACGAAGTAATTTACGGAGGTAACCGTTTAAAATATGCAGAACAATCAACAGAATTGTTGGCACAGATCTCGCGGATTGATGCAGAAAACGATAAGGATGCCGTAGCTTACGATATCATCAACCAATACTATAATCTTTACAAAGTTTTAAAAAGTAAAAAAGTTGTTGAACAAAACCTGGCAACGGTGGATCAGCAAATAAAACAAGCACAGCGTTTTTTCGACCAGGGTATTGTTACCAAAAACGATGTGCTCCGGTTCCAGCTGCAACGCTCAAATATTGAGTTAAACGGCATAGATTTGGAGACCAACCGAAAAATTGTGAACTATAACCTCAATATATTGCTTGGTTTACCCGAAGGAACACAATTAGCTATTAACGATATTGCTGAGGCCGACAGGCCGGTAGCACCTGTAACCGCCTATATTGATACGGCCTTGACGCTGCGTACTGAAGTCAGATCGCTTGATCTCCGCTCGCAGGTTGCCGAAACAAATGTTAAAAATATTAAAGCCAATGCGCTGCCAACGGTAAATGCATCGGCCGCGGCCTACTATATCGATACACAGATAGATCCTTTTCCTCAGAGCGGAAAATATATTTTACCCCTCACCTTAGGTGTCGGCGTTTCATGGAACTTCTCGACCCTGTGGACCAATAAAAATAAAGTAGCAGAGGCGAAGATCCAACAGGATGAAGTGTCGCTCAACAAGCTCATCACCATGAATAATGTGAGGCGCGAGGTGAACGAGGATTATCAAAACTACATGATGGCGCTTGATAAAATAAAATTATTGCAAACATCTATAGAACAGGCGGGAGAAAACAACAAGATACTCGAATCAAAATACAAAAGCAATATCGCCTCAGCAACTGACAGGGCCGATGCAGAAACATTGCTTTACCAGGCGGAGATCAACCTCGAACTGGCGAAAGCCGATGCCGGACTGGCCTATTATACCTTAATAAAATCAACCGGAAAACTCAATAAGTAG
- a CDS encoding TetR/AcrR family transcriptional regulator, whose protein sequence is MDKDKIDKKDHILDVAERVFSDLGFDGASTRMISGEAGVNMAMLNYYFGSKEGLFLAVFERKISSFQTLLQNIGNDESISSWDKLEKCIDNYVDRMIVNNCFQKLINREMSMGKRWDLTDKITEILMINVMEFKKIFEEGIKNGSFGKDIDPELMIATIFGTKNYIINAPHIASLMLGHDIRDEAFLEEKFKPRFKTYMKQLLKSYLMNNND, encoded by the coding sequence ATGGATAAAGATAAAATTGATAAAAAGGATCATATCCTTGATGTAGCCGAAAGGGTGTTTTCGGACCTTGGCTTCGACGGGGCCTCTACCCGGATGATCTCGGGCGAGGCTGGCGTGAACATGGCAATGCTCAATTACTATTTTGGGTCGAAGGAAGGGCTGTTTCTTGCGGTTTTTGAACGGAAAATCTCTTCATTTCAAACATTGCTTCAAAATATTGGCAACGATGAAAGCATATCATCGTGGGACAAGCTGGAAAAATGCATTGATAATTATGTTGACAGGATGATTGTCAATAATTGCTTTCAGAAACTGATCAACCGCGAAATGTCCATGGGTAAACGTTGGGACCTTACAGATAAGATCACCGAAATATTGATGATCAATGTGATGGAGTTTAAAAAAATATTTGAAGAAGGGATCAAAAACGGCAGCTTCGGGAAAGATATCGATCCCGAACTGATGATAGCGACCATTTTTGGCACTAAAAATTATATTATTAACGCGCCACATATAGCATCTTTAATGCTGGGGCACGATATCCGGGATGAAGCATTTTTGGAAGAAAAATTCAAACCGAGGTTCAAAACGTACATGAAACAGCTCTTAAAATCTTACTTAATGAACAACAATGACTAG
- a CDS encoding PIG-L family deacetylase has translation MNRIKIIFFFFFIAQFGFAQTAPPADLVSIEQNFKKLDVLGSVLYVAAHPDDENTRLLAYLAQEKHYRTGYLSMTRGDGGQNLIGNEQGELLGLIRTQELLAARKVDGAEQFFTRANDFGFSKGPDETLKIWDKEKVLSDVVWVIRKFRPDVIICRFPTTGEGGHGHHTSSAILAQEAFSAAADPNRFPDQLKYVQTWQAKRLLWNTFSFGTVNTTAPDQFKIDVGVYNPIIGKGYGEMAAESRSNHKTQGFGSARQRGQAFEFFKTILGDAPKTDLMDGVNTSWGRVNGGEAIGSEIEKVRKDFDRDHPEKSVKSLVALIDKIDKTPDEYWKEQKTEELNNIIAACAGLWFEAYTAEPTYALGDQMNIRSQVISRYGLNITLNGLTVIQHADNTGSTSDFMEPMAHYDLPVTGKDKFIPANELQTFSNDCIAGKISQPYWLESPHPIGTYEVGNAGNIGNPENPDAPMVEFTFQIDGHSIVFDRKLAYKYVDPAKGEIYQPVEITPPVTANITAKNYIFNSKKPQDVEIKLQSFTKTAGSITIKPMAGWKASPEKIDFTGKNKGDEWAVNFEVTPTGNQPQATEMEAIVEIGGKTFSMGIQHIKYEHIPNITLFPPAEAKLIDLNLNIVGKKIGYIPGAGDLVPDAMKQVGYDVHILTENEILNGDLSGYDAIVTGVRAYNVNPRLAVEQPKLLEYVKNGGNLVVQYNNNNGLATKNIGPYPFNVVNKRVTDEDAKITVLDPQEPLLNYPNKITQDDFNGWVQERGLYFVGDIDPNYKAPLQMNDPGEAATNGAVIVGNYGQGRFVYTSLAFFRQLPAGVPGAYRLFVNLLSKPKNQP, from the coding sequence ATGAACCGCATCAAAATTATTTTTTTCTTTTTTTTTATAGCACAGTTTGGTTTTGCACAAACTGCGCCGCCTGCCGACCTGGTTTCCATCGAGCAGAATTTTAAAAAATTAGATGTTTTAGGCAGCGTGCTCTATGTAGCCGCTCACCCTGATGATGAAAATACGCGCCTGCTGGCTTACCTTGCCCAGGAAAAGCATTACCGCACCGGGTACCTTTCCATGACACGCGGCGATGGCGGCCAAAACCTGATCGGTAATGAGCAGGGTGAACTGTTGGGCCTGATCCGCACCCAGGAATTGCTGGCTGCCCGTAAAGTTGACGGCGCGGAACAGTTTTTTACCCGGGCCAACGATTTTGGTTTCTCAAAAGGGCCGGATGAAACTTTAAAAATATGGGATAAAGAAAAAGTGTTGAGCGATGTGGTTTGGGTGATCCGCAAATTCAGGCCTGATGTGATCATCTGCCGGTTCCCCACTACCGGCGAAGGCGGGCACGGGCATCATACTTCATCGGCCATACTGGCGCAGGAAGCATTTTCGGCAGCTGCCGACCCAAATCGGTTTCCTGACCAATTAAAATATGTGCAAACCTGGCAAGCTAAGCGCCTGCTATGGAACACCTTTAGTTTCGGCACCGTTAATACCACTGCGCCCGACCAGTTTAAAATTGATGTGGGTGTTTATAACCCCATCATTGGCAAAGGCTATGGCGAAATGGCTGCAGAAAGCCGGTCCAACCATAAAACACAGGGCTTTGGCTCGGCCAGGCAACGCGGCCAGGCATTTGAGTTTTTTAAAACCATTTTAGGCGATGCCCCGAAAACCGACCTGATGGATGGCGTAAACACCAGCTGGGGAAGGGTAAATGGAGGTGAAGCTATAGGGTCGGAGATTGAAAAGGTTCGGAAGGATTTTGATAGGGATCATCCGGAAAAATCTGTAAAGTCATTGGTTGCTTTAATTGACAAAATTGATAAAACACCGGATGAATATTGGAAGGAGCAGAAAACTGAAGAGCTGAATAATATAATAGCGGCTTGCGCAGGATTGTGGTTTGAGGCTTACACCGCCGAACCTACCTACGCCCTGGGCGACCAGATGAATATCCGTTCGCAGGTGATCAGCCGTTACGGACTGAACATCACATTAAACGGTTTAACAGTAATACAGCACGCTGATAACACTGGCAGCACTTCAGACTTTATGGAGCCGATGGCCCATTATGATCTGCCGGTCACCGGTAAGGATAAATTTATCCCTGCAAATGAATTACAGACGTTTAGCAATGATTGCATAGCCGGTAAAATATCGCAGCCCTATTGGTTGGAATCGCCGCACCCTATAGGCACCTATGAAGTTGGCAATGCCGGCAATATTGGCAATCCGGAAAACCCGGATGCGCCGATGGTTGAATTTACTTTTCAGATTGATGGTCATTCAATTGTGTTTGACAGAAAACTGGCATATAAATATGTTGACCCTGCAAAAGGCGAAATTTACCAACCAGTTGAAATTACGCCGCCCGTCACCGCCAATATCACCGCAAAAAACTACATCTTCAATTCAAAAAAACCGCAGGACGTAGAGATTAAACTGCAAAGCTTCACCAAAACCGCCGGAAGCATCACTATAAAACCAATGGCGGGTTGGAAGGCGAGCCCAGAAAAAATTGATTTTACCGGGAAAAATAAGGGTGATGAATGGGCGGTGAATTTTGAAGTGACGCCAACCGGCAATCAACCCCAAGCCACTGAAATGGAGGCCATTGTTGAAATAGGCGGCAAAACTTTTTCAATGGGCATACAGCACATTAAATATGAGCACATCCCAAATATTACTTTGTTCCCACCGGCAGAGGCTAAACTGATCGACCTTAATTTAAATATTGTTGGTAAAAAGATCGGCTATATCCCCGGTGCAGGAGACCTGGTGCCGGATGCCATGAAACAGGTTGGCTATGACGTTCATATATTAACGGAAAATGAAATCCTGAACGGCGACCTGTCGGGATACGATGCCATAGTTACGGGAGTTAGGGCCTACAATGTAAATCCCCGCCTGGCGGTTGAACAGCCAAAACTGCTGGAATATGTGAAGAACGGAGGCAACCTGGTAGTACAGTATAATAACAACAACGGGCTGGCCACCAAAAATATCGGTCCGTATCCGTTCAACGTAGTAAACAAAAGGGTTACAGATGAGGATGCCAAAATTACGGTCTTAGATCCGCAAGAGCCCTTGCTTAACTATCCAAACAAAATTACTCAGGATGATTTTAACGGCTGGGTACAGGAACGCGGCTTGTACTTTGTTGGGGACATAGACCCTAACTACAAAGCCCCGCTGCAAATGAATGACCCTGGCGAAGCGGCAACTAATGGTGCGGTGATCGTGGGTAATTACGGGCAGGGCAGGTTTGTTTATACCTCGCTGGCCTTCTTCAGGCAATTGCCCGCCGGGGTTCCGGGAGCATACCGGCTGTTTGTGAATTTATTGAGTAAGCCGAAGAATCAACCGTGA